One genomic segment of Helianthus annuus cultivar XRQ/B chromosome 14, HanXRQr2.0-SUNRISE, whole genome shotgun sequence includes these proteins:
- the LOC110903903 gene encoding probable mitochondrial saccharopine dehydrogenase-like oxidoreductase At5g39410 — protein MTELQLPTYDIIIFGASGFTGKYVVREALKFLNSPNSPLKTLALAGRNSNKLTESLKWASGSKTHPTIPLIIADTSDPSSLRRMASQTKLVLNCVGPYRKYGDPVVNACVEVGCDYLDICGEPEFMERMEAVYFEKAVEKGSLVVSACGFDSVPAEFGLMFNSRQWVEPAVPNRVEAYLNLESDKRIVGNFGTFESAVLGVANVHKLAELRRSRPKRSRPNIPGPGPVKGSTIEHQEELGLWAMKLPSADAIVVRRTFSTLTENPRGLQGVNEDPKQAEKRAAFWSTIKPAHFGVKIATKSLLSVFGFIAIGLSIGLLGSFAFGRWLLLKFPSIFTFGGFRKKGPTEEEVASATFKMWFVGYGFSDAKLASQEGAKPDTEIITRVMGPEIGYLTTPIILIQCALIVLKQRQDLPKGGVLTPGIVFGPFDLQDRLQENGISFDLISEK, from the exons ATGACCGAACTTCAACTACCCACTTACGACATCATCATCTTCGGAGCATCCGGTTTCACCGGCAAGTACGTAGTCCGAGAAGCCCTCAAGTTCCTCAACTCCCCCAATTCCCCCCTCAAAACCCTAGCTTTAGCCGGTCGAAACTCTAACAAACTCACTGAATCCCTCAAATGGGCTTCCGGTTCCAAAACCCACCCCACCATCCCCCTCATCATCGCCGACACATCTGACCCATCATCTCTCCGGCGAATGGCTTCTCAAACAAAGCTTGTCCTCAACTGCGTTGGCCCGTATCGCAAGTACGGTGACCCTGTTGTTAATGCTTGTGTTGAAGTGGGCTGTGATTACTTGGATATTTGTGGTGAACCGGAGTTTATGGAGAGGATGGAAGCGGTTTATTTTGAGAAGGCGGTTGAGAAGGGTAGTTTGGTGGTTTCTGCTTGTGGGTTTGATTCGGTTCCAGCTGAATTTGGGTTGATGTTTAATTCCAGGCAGTGGGTTGAGCCTGCTGTGCCGAATCGGGTTGAGGCTTACTTAAATCTTGAATCTGATAAAAGGATTGTGGGGAATTTTGGGACGTTTGAGTCCGCGGTTTTGGGGGTGGCTAATGTGCATAAGTTGGCCGAGTTGCGAAGGTCTAGACCGAAAAGATCTCGACCTAAT ATTCCTGGCCCTGGGCCTGTAAAAGGATCCACCATAGAACACCAAGAAGAGCTTGGACTTTGGGCTATGAAACTGCCATCGGCGGACGCTATTGTTGTCCGTAGAACGTTTTCTACTCTTACGGAGAACCCAAGAGGCCTGCAAGGTGTGAATGAGGATCCTAAACAGGCAGAGAAACGTGCAGCGTTTTGGTCGACGATTAAGCCTGCTCATTTTGGGGTTAAGATTGCCACCAAGAGTCTTCTGAGTGTGTTCGGGTTCATTGCAATCGGGTTGTCAATTGGGCTGCTGGGCAGCTTTGCTTTCGGGAGGTGGCTTCTGCTGAAATTCCCTTCGATTTTCACGTTTGGAGGGTTCAGGAAGAAGGGTCCGACTGAAGAGGAAGTGGCGAGTGCCACTTTTAAGATGTGGTTTGTGGGATATGGATTTAGTGATGCCAAACTTGCTTCTCAGGAAGGTGCAAAGCCGGATACAGAAATCATTACGCGAGTAATGGGGCCGGAGATTGGATACTTGACAACGCCCATCATTCTGATTCAGTGTGCTTTGATTGTGTTGAAACAGCGTCAAGATCTTCCTAAAGGCGGCGTCTTGACTCCTGGGATCGTTTTTGGCCCTTTTGATCTTCAAGATCGACTTCAGGAGAATGGGATTTCGTTTGATTTGATTTCAGAAAAATGA